From the Paenibacillus sp. R14(2021) genome, the window ATCACGAGCACTATGCGTTTCTCCATGCGGGCGTATCGGCCGAAGCGACGCTTTGGCTGCTCGAGCAAGGCATCAAGGTAGTTGGTACGGACGGCTGGGGCTGGGATATTCCGCTGAATCTGCAGGCCGAAGCCTACAAGAAGGATCCCAAAGAAGGCGTGTTGTGGGCAGCGCACTTCATCGGCAAGGACAAGGAATATTGCCAGATCGAGAAGCTCGCTAATCTGGATCAGATTCCGAAGCCGTTCGGCTTCAAGATCTGCTGCTTTCCCGTTAAAGTGGAGCATGCAAGCGCCGGATGGGCCCGGCCGGTAGCCATCTTGGAAGATTAACCGCGGTATTAAACGATTATACTCATTCTTTCGCTTGCGGGAGCACAACTTCCTATGCGTTAATATAGATGTCGGGCCGACGAAATCTTCGCGAAAGGAGCTGATTCAGTTGATCAAGCACACGGAGGTGATTTCCGCCTAAAGCGGAAATCACTATAGGGAGGGAGGCCATATGGCCTCCCTTTTATTACATCAAATGGATGACGGGATGAACCGTCCTCAATTATACTGATTAGAGCATGACTGAGCTGCAAGCTCGTGCTTATCCATATTGACGAGAGGGGGAAGGAAACGTGAACAAATCGATTTTCGAAGGTGAAGCTATGGTCGAAGCGATTAAGGAGGTTTACGTTGAACTACAAAAACGGAAGAGATGTGCTTCCCCCTAGACTGCTCGAGGAGCTTCAGAGCTACATTCAAGGAGAACTGCTGTACATCCCAAAGCAGCAGAACGAGCGCGCCGCTTGGGGGGAGAAGAGCGGATCACGCGTCATGATCAAACGGCGCAACGAGGAGATTTACCGGTGCTATGCAAACGGAAGCACTGTACAGGAGCTTGAACGGCAGTACCATTTGTCCGGGGAAAGCATTCGCAAAATCATCATCAAGCTGCGCAGCGCGGCGGCGATCCCTTTATCCGAGGGAGACGCCATTGACTCGCCAACCGTTTACGAAGCTGTCCAGGCTGGCAAGCGATAAAAACAAATAGACGATCTCATGCCCGATTGGGAAAGTGAGGTCGTCTTTATTTTTGAATCCCGGCGGGTCTCCCTCGCCGTTTTGTTTCGGTTATAGCAAGCTGCGTAAATCGCGGCTTTTTTTGCGTGATGGGATAACGAACAACTTGAATGATAACTCTCAACCCCAACTCGATCAAAAGGAACAAAAAAGAACAAATAGATTAACTTAAATAAAATTAATAATAAATTAAATCAAAGTTGATCTGTATTTTACACAACAATTCTATGATTCGTAGTGTAAGCAGCAAGTTCCAAAATAAGATTTACGAAGAGGAAGGAGTGTGAAGGATGGCTGCAATTCAACTGAAAGAGATAACGAAAACCTATTCGAACGGTAAAACGGTCATCGAGAATCTGGAACTTGAAGTTAAGGATCGTTCTTTCACCGTGCTGCTAGGTCCGTCGGGCTGCGGCAAGACGACGGCTCTGCGAATGATCGCCGGGCTTGAGGAGGTCAGCTCCGGTCAGATCTATATCGGCGAACAGAATGTCACGAAGGCGGAACCCGGGGATCGCGGCATTGCCATGGTATTCCAAAACTATGCGATCTATCCCCATATGACGGTGCGCAGAAATATCGAATTCGGTTTGAAAAATATAAAGCTTCCCAAGGAAGAGATCGGGATGCGTGTCGAGCAAGTGGTGAGCATGGTCGGGCTGAAGGACTACTTGAATTCGAAGCCCTCCACTTTATCGGGCGGACAGCGGCAGCGAATTGCACTCGCCAGAGCGATCTCGAAAAAACCTGAAGTGTTTCTGATGGATGAACCCTTATCCAATTTGGACGCTAAATTACGTAACCAAATGCGAAGCGAGCTGATCGAGCTGCACCGCAACTTGAAATCGACATTCGTCTTCGTCACTCACGATCAAATCGAGGCGATGACGATGGCTACGGATATCGTGATCTTCAATCAAGGACGTATCATGCAGCAGGGTACTCCAAAAGAAGTATATGATCATCCAGCCAATCTGTTTGTCGCGACCTTTATCGGCGATCCGGGCATGAATACGATTCTTCTGCCGGATATCGGTACGATCGGATTTCGACCGCAGAAGGTGAAGCTTACAAAGCAGAGCCAATTGGAAGGCATACAAGCCGCCGGGATGGTCATGACCAAGGAAATGCTGGGTATGGACCACCTCTATCACGTTGCAACCGGCATGGGCTCAATCATCATGAAAACAGAGGCTGACTTAAACGTCGGGGAATCCGTACATCTCTACTTATCCGGTCAAGATCTGTATTATTTCGATATCAACGAGCAGCGGACGAGCGATGCGGCGCTTATCGAGTCCGCGTTGCACAAGGTCGGGGCGATGGAGGGTGTCACTTTGACTCGCAATCAATTGACTGGCAGCGTGTATGGTTAACCGGATCCTTCGCAACCCGTATGTACTTATCGCTCCGGCCGTCATTCTCGTATGCGTATTCTCTTTGTATCCGGCTTTCTTCGCGGTGCGAGTCAGCTTCATAAACTGGGATACCGTGCTAGGAACGAAGAGCTTTGTCGGATTCAAAAATTACATGAATATTTTTCACGATCCCGTGTTCTGGAAGGTCATGAGAAACACGCTTTATTACAGTTTCTTTACCGTCGTGATCGGTATCGTACTGGCCTTCCTGCTAGGGATCTTCTTTCAAGAGAACAAGTGGGTGGACAATCTCGTGCAGAGCATTATCTTTACGCCGCACATCCTGTCGAGCGTCTCCATTACCGTGATGTGGATGTGGCTGATGGATCCAGGCAGGGGCATTCTCAACTTTGTGCTGCATGAAGTCGGCCTGCCGACGCTCAAATGGATGATGAGTCCCGATACATCACTGATGTCCATCATCGTCGTCACGATTTGGAAAGGGCTTGGCTACAGTGTCATGATCGTGATCGCCGGCCTGCAGTCCATACCCGGCTACATCTATGAAGCCGCCAAGCTTGACAATGCCGGGAGATGGACAAGGCTGTTCCGCATTACGCTGCCACTATTGTCGCCGACGCTGTTCTTTATGTTCATTACAGCGACCATCGCTTCCTTCAGTTCATTCGATATCGTGAGCTTGATGACCAAGGGCGGGCCGGAGAATTCGACAAACTTGGTCGTATATTGGATCTATCAGATCGGATTCTTGCAGTTTAATATCGGTAAAGCAAGCGCGGGTTCGGTCTTATTCATGCTGTTCGTAAGCATCGTTGCCGTAGCCAACTATTACTTCTTCGCTAAGAAAGTTCACTACCAATAGAGGAGGATGGAGTAACGATGCGATATACGATCAAAGTCATGCGTGTCCTTATGCTTCTTGCATTAGTCCTCGCGTTTGCGTTTCCGTTCGCCTGGGTAGTGAGTACTTCGCTGAAAACGTACGTGGAGTCCATCCGATTCCCGCCGGACTTGATTCCGAACATTCCACAATTTACCAACTACAAAACGGCGTGGGTACATATTCATTTCTTCCATTACGCGAAGAATTCAGTCATCATTACGCTCTCGGTTGCATTCGGACAATTGCTCGTTTGCGTGCCGGCTGCTTATGCCTTTGCCAAGAAGAAGTTTAGGTTTTCCGGCATTCTCTTCGCGCTGGTCCTGGTCGACCTGGTGCTGCCCACCCAAGTGAGCTTCGTGCCGATGTACGTGCTGGTCAGTGACTTGCACTGGCTCGACACCTACTGGGGCCTGATCGTTCCGTTTGTTTTCTCGTCATTTACGATTTTCTTCCTGACGCAGGCATTCAAGCAAATTCCTGATGAGTTACTGGACGCCGCTAAGCTTGACCAAGCCTCGGAGCTGCAAATCATTACCCGGCTCATGGTGCCGATCTCGAAGCCATTCCTGCTGACCACGATTTTGTTTACCTGCATCGGCAAATGGAACGACTACTTCTGGCCGCTTGTGCTAACGAATTCGGAATCGGTGCGAACATTGCCGATGACGGTCAAGAGCTTGGTTGCCGATACCCGCGGCGTCACCCATTGGAATGAAGTCATGGCAGGCAACATGATGTTGATTCTCCCGGTTCTGGTTCTCTATCTTGCAGCGAACCGCTTCATTAAGAGTGCTTTCGTATACGGTATTAAGTAACCCTTAATATAAAAAATGAGTGGAGGCTAGCAAACAAATGAAACGGAATGTGAAGTACGCAGCAATGATGGGTATCTTGGCTTCGGCCATCGCCGTAACAGGCTGTTCCAGCGGCACGTCGAACGAATCGGACAATGCGCAAGCCGGAACGAATGCAAATGCGACTAAATCCGATGCAGGCAATGAGAAAGTGAAAGTCGATTTTTGGTCGATCTGGGATCCGACCAACGGCAACGGTAAGCTGATCGCGGACGAAATCGTAAAATTCAACGAACAAAACCCGGATATTGAAATCGTCATGTCGGGTCAAGGCGGGTATGACGGCGTTGCGGAGAAATTGGAAGCTGCGCTCGTTGCCAAAAACACGCCGGTAATCGCCCAAATCGAAGAGTCCTTCCTGGCTCGCTATAATCCGATTGCGGCGGATTTGGGCAAATATATGTCATCGTCTACGATTGCTAATTATAACGAAGGCTTGACTCGTTCGAGCTATGCAGACGGCATGTTCAAGGCGGCGCCTATGAACCGCAGCACACCAATTCTATACATGAACGCTGATTTATTGAAGGCGGCTGGATTGGATCCGAAAGGGCCCAAAACATGGACGGAGCTTCAGGAATATGCCAAAAAACTGAGCAATCCGGCCAAAGGAATCTATGGTTTCTCGGGGTATTGGGATTCCGATGCATGGTACTGGGAGTCTGCGGTTTATTCCTATGGCGGCGAAATGGTCAACAAGGACGGGTCGCAGGTCGTGTTCGATAACGATAAGGGAACCGGCATCATTCAATTGTTCCAAACCATGATTAATGATAAAACGATGCTGAATGCTTACAGCGCCCAGGACAATCAGTCTGATCTGATTAAACAGAACTTCTTCGACGGCAAAGTTGCCATGGATTGGGATTCGATCGGTTCGATGGGCGAACTGATCAAGAACGCCAAGTTCAACGTTGCGGTGGCGTTCCAGCCGCAAGAAGGCGGTAAGAACGTGGTCGTGACCGGTGGTGCGAACATGATCATCATCGACAAAGCAACGGAAGCGCAGAAGAAGGCGGCAGGTAAATTCCTCGACTTCTTGGCGAACGACGAGAACGTTACGAAATTCTTCCAAACCACGGGGTACCTGCCAACGACCAAATCTGCGCTGGAGACACCGGAAATGAAGCAATGGCTGCAAGAAAAACCACAATATCAAGTCGCGATTGACCAGCTGCAATTCGCGCACAGCCGCCCTTGGCAGAAGAATTGGAAAGCCATGTATACGACAATTCTCGAGGATCTGAAGGGCGCCTTGATTGACACGTCGAAGGATCCGAAGGAAGTCGTGCATCATGCGGCAGTAGCAGCACAGCAAATTATTGACGAAAACAAATAACGCGAGTGAGAAGGGAGCACCCTCATGGTAACAAAAAATAGTTTCATGAATGGCGGCAGCTGGTATAAAGGCAACTTGCATGGACATTCCACTTTATCCGACGGCAGGCTGACGCCTGAACAGCTTCGCGAGGCTTACAAGCAGCAAGGGTATCACTTCATTGCGCACTCCGAGCATGATTTCTTCTCCAACTTCGAGGCGGATAATGAGCCGAATTTCATCCTGCTGCCGGCCAGTGAAGTAGGCCTCCGCATGCCGGCAGACGATTGCCGGATCTTCCACCTCCATGTCATTATGGGGACGGACGAGCACCTGGCCGCGGCGACTAAGGAGCCGCTGAAGCATATGGAGCCGATCAAGTGGCCGGATTTTGTAAGCTATGATACGGCTCAGGGGTTCATTGACGATATGACGGCAAGGGGCAACATCGTCATGTTTAACCATCCGCACTGGTCCACGGTCGAATGGGAAGACGTGTACGCACTAGATAACCTGTTTGCGCTGGAGGTCTACAATCATTGCTCGGAATGGATGGAGAACATGGGGAATTCCCGCGTGATGTGGGAGACGCTGCTGCGCAAAGGCAAGAAGCTGTGGGGCACGGCGACGGACGATAATCACAACAATTATCCGCTCTACTCCAAGCAAAATGACTCTTTCGGCGGCTGGGTTGTAGTCAAAGCGCCGGAACTGACGCGCAATGCCGTTGTTCAAGCATTGGTCGAAGGCAGCTTCTACTCCTCGACCGGTCCGGAAATTTACGAGTTCCGCATCGAGAACGACGAAGTGATATTCGAATGTTCGCCGGTGGAGCGCATCTACATGAACGGCGATCTTCGGCAGTATCAAATCGAGCTCGGGGAGAACATCACGTCACTTCGCAAAAAATTGCGCGGCGACGAAAATTTCATTCGAATCGAATGCTATGATAAGAATGGTAAATTCGCGTTTACGAACCCGATTTATTTAAATTAATCGATGGACCCGTAGATCAACCCGGAATACAGATCAGCTGTATTTCGGGTTGATAAATGAATGGAGTAGGTGAAGCTTTGTGCTGCAGGTGGAAAGAATGAGCATGATTTTGGCGGAATTGCATGCCAAGGGCAGGGTAACAGTCAATGAACTCGCCGAGCAATTGAATGTTTCCAAGGTAACGATACGCCGGGACTTGGATACGTTAAGCCGGGAGAATAAGCTGCTTATCGTACATGGAGGAGGCATCAAGCCGAACTTTACCCTGTACGAGGCACCTTATAGCCAGCGCAACGCCATGAATATTGAACAGAAGCAGCGCGTTGGCATGAAAGCAGTTGAATTGATCAACGATTACGATGTGATTGCTTTGGGCGTAGGCACGACTACGATTCAAATCGCCAATCACTTATTCAATAAGAAGAACCTGACGATCATCATCGGGTGCATCCAGGTATTGAACAGTCTGATCGAACGAAAAAAATCAGGATATTTTACGGGCAAGCTTATTTTTCTGGGCGGTGAAATCGATACGGACCAAATGTTCGCATCCGGCTCGATGACGATCGAATTGCTGGAGAAATTCCACATCGACAAAGCCTTCATCGGCGCGAACGGCTATTCGATCACCGATGGAATTACGACTTATGATATCGATGAAGGAAATTTTCTTAAAAAAATGCTTCAACGTTCGAATAAAGTGCATGTCGTCATCGATCATTCAAAAATCGACGTAAAATCCATGTACAAATATGCGGATTACAACGAAATCGATTGCGTCATATGCAATGAAGATCCCCCTATGGATTGGAAAGAAAAGCTTGCATCAGCAAACATAGAATGGGTAAACGCTTAATAAAGGCGATCATCGTGAAGGAAGGTTACGTTCATGCAGCAAGTGCCCAATACGATTGTGGATCAACATGTACATTCTAATTATTCGCCCGATTCGAAAGAAGCCTTGGGTGATATCGTGGCTCATGCCGTAAAGCTGGGGAAACAGGCGGTCGTGACGACGGATCATTTTGATTACGACTGCAAGTATTTTAAGAAAGACGTTCTGATCGATATGGACAGCTATGAACGCGAGGTTGCCGAATTGCGCCAAACGTATGCGATCGATATCCGGAAGGGCATCGAGGTCGGCTACCGCAAAGACTATCATGAAGCCATCAATCAGTATCTGGGTCGCTATTCGTACGATCTGGTGCTTCTTTCCGTGCATAATAACGGCGTGCTCGATTTTGCGGAGGAGGCCTATCACAATCAACCGATGGATCGTATGCTGGAGGATTATTTCTCCCATGTACGCGATGCCGTCGAAAGCATGGATAATTACGATGTGGTTGCCCATCTCGATTACGTCGCTCGTTATACGAAGACGATGATCACCGCCTCGGATTACGAACGCTGCAGAACGGTATTATATGATTTGTTGAAAGCCATCATACGCAAGGACAAAGTGCTCGAGCTGAACACGACCGGACTGTTCCGGCAGGGGTGGATTCATCCGCACGCCTACTTGATTGAAATGTATTTGGATTTGGGCGGGAAATGGTTCTCACTAGGCTCTGACGCCCATCGGATCGACAGCATCGAACAAGGATTTAGCCAAGCGATCGAATTGCTGAACTCGTACCATATTCATGAAGTCGTGCAGTTTCGCGGCCGTGTTCCTCAGCTCGTGACGATATCAGGTTAAGAAGGAAGGACTATTATGCCGCTTAAGAAAAGTCTGAGCTTCAGGAATGACGGCACGTTTAAGATTGTTCAGTTCACCGATCTTCATTGGTCAAGCGGCGGCTTACTGGATATGCGCACTCAATCGCTGATGCAGGAAGTCTTGCGAGAAGAGAAACCCGATCTTGTCGTCTTTACAGGTGATATCGTCTACGCGAACTATAGTGATGATCCCAAGCGCTCCTTTCTTGAAGCGGTCTCCTGCGTAGAATCGGCTGAAATTCCATGGACTGCGGTGTACGGCAATCATGATACGGAGAAAGGCGTCACGCGCGAGGAGCTGATGGAGCTTCAGGTAAACAGCGCCTATTGCCTTTCCGAACCGGGTCCGGAGGAAATCTTCGGGGTCGGCAATTTCATCCTTCCTGTACAGAGCGCTGACGAAAGGACCGTCTTCGCCTTGTATTTTCTCGATTCGGGCAGCCATGCGCCTGCACCAGTGGGAGGCTATGATTGGATTCGTCCCAGTCAGATCAATTGGTATATCCAAAACGCTCGGAAACTTGCCGCCGAATACGGAGAACCAGTACCGTCTCTTGCTTTCTTTCATATTCCCATTCCCGAATACAAGCAGGTGTGGGAAGAAGGCATTTGCTATGGCGTGAAGCATGAGGATTTCATTCCACCCATCATCAACTCTGGGTTCGGCGCAGCCATGCTGGAGCAGCAGGATATGCTTGGCACATTCGCCGGACACGATCATATCAATGATTTTTGCGGTGACTGGTATGGGATCCGCCTCTGCTACGGCAGGGGAACGGGGTACAACGCGTATGGTATGGCCGGGTTTGAACGAGGTGCCAGAGTCATTTTGCTTCGTGAAGGAATCAGAGACTTTGAGACTTGGCTTCGTCTCGAAGGCAATACGGTGGTACGGGAACAGCCGATTCATGCGCCGGAGAAGAATCAGACCGAGCAACCCGCACCCCCACGCTCCAACGATGGCGGCGAGTGGTGGCTATCCGATCTTCGAGCTAGATACGCGTACCATCTGGTGACGAATCGTGAGAAGCTTGAGCCGGCTTCACCGGAAATGATCGAGCTGGCAAGGCTGCTTGCGCCCGAGCTTCATATGGCGGAGAACGAGCCTTATACGCTGCGGGATTGCATAGCCGTCTGTCATCCAGAGGAACCGATCATCGCTTATCATCTGTTCTGGGATAGAGAGACGGGGCAGGGAGAGGCGGATCATCAGTTGATCTGGGTCGGCTATCATCCGCATACGAAGGAATTGACAGAGATAAAATCTTACTTCCATGAGAATATTGTAAGCTCCCCGGAAGCGCTGGCTGAAGCCCAAGCGGCTAATGGCCGGCCTCAAGCTTATATACAATGGGGGATTCATGGAACGTTCCTGACCGGCGGCATTCGTGATGTCACCGTATCTCGACAGTCCAATGGCATTCTGATTACGAATACAGGCTTGGATTCGCTGCAATGCATGTTTGCTGATGCGAAGAGAGGACTGATCAGAGGCGTTCCCATTCGGGAAGGCGAACCATTAAAACCATACTCTGGAGCATTTACAGCCTATATGAATTTCTGCAATCGCGTAGATACCCGGACTTATTTGAATGATGATAATCATGTCATCGTTGCCTGTGAAGCAAATGCCGTAATCAGCCAGGCAGTGCTGCATTACCGATTTATTCCAATGCCGGAATGGCCGGACGATATTCGGGAATAATAGGTTTGATCTTATTGATGGACATTATATCGCTGCAAGCCGCAATTTTTTGCGGCTTTTTGTATGCAGCAAAACTTTATTATTAAATCTGACAGCATCAGCATGAAACGCCTAATTACGACACCCTTCAACATTTAATGAAACGCCGCCGTACTTTTTACAGTATGAATGGCTATAGATAATTTCCAAACGAGGTGTCCGCTCCATGACGAATACAGAAACCGAAGCATATTTAAGAACCGAATTAAGGCAGATTGAACAGTGGGAACACGAACAGAAGGATATCTTCTTCTGGGAAAAACTCGGCAGGCTGCCCTTTGCCATCCTGGACCGAATCACCCCGAAGTTCATCCAGGATAAAATAGGTACAGCTCTTGACGAGCTCGGGGGCTACATCCAGAGCGGCGGGCGTTATCTGATCAGCAAAGAGCAGATGTACCGCAAATTTTTCCCGAATGAAGAAGGGGATCAAGGACCGGCCTTGGAACGAATCGGCCAGCTTCCGCTCGGAAGAATGGATGAGATCGCCAAGCATATTATTGAAACCAGCAGCAAGACGGCGGCAGTGCAAGGCGCAACGACGGGAATCGGAGGCATCTTCACGCTCGTCATCGACATTCCGCTCCTGCTTGGCATCTCGCTTAAAGCGCTGCAGGAGATTGCGATAAGCTACGGCTATGACCCAACCGAACAATCGGAGCGCATATTTATCGTCAAGTGTCTGCAGTTTTCGTCCGCTGACGTCGTCGGTAAGAAAGCCATTCTTGAAGATCTCGCCGCTTTTCATTCGGGTGAGAAGAGTAATCAGGTACTGTCCCAGCTGCAGGGTTGGCGCGAGGTGATGCTGACGTACAGAGACAACTTTGGGTGGAAAAAAATGGTTCAGCTGATACCGATCGCAGGCATGCTATTCGGTGCCTATCTGAACCGCTCCACCCTGCAAGATGTCGCTGAAACAGGTAGAATGATGTATAGGAAGCGCAGAATTCTCGAGAAATTGCATGCTGATAAGTTGCTTTAATACGAAGAGCGAAGGGTAAGCATAAGGTCTTGGCGAATGTTGGGCATGCGTGCGAGATGCCTCCTGCCAATCAGCATTCTAGTATGCCTTTATTATGAGGAACCATTGGGGGGCGTATGCGCTTCCGAGTACCAACGAATACAAAGACGGCGCGATCGGGGCATAGAAGCCCGAGGCGCCGTCTATTTAATATTCGCCAAGAAGTACTTCGCCCACTTAAAAAGCCCTATTTTTCAATCACTACTTGTGCCGCAGGTTTGTCTCTGATCTGGCGGTATGCTGCGCAAATACACATTAGAACTCCTGTTGTAACAAGGACACCGACTGGAAATCCCCATGACCCCCATGCCGGGAATATAAGCGGCATCAGCGAGACGCCGAATGCAACAGGAACAGGAACTTTAAACAATTGACAAAGAATGAATGTAATTAAAATATTTACAATCCCAACCCATATGACTGAACCTGCCAATAAGTGATACACGCTGACTCCAAGAAGAGCTGTAATCGCCAATACAGCCAAGCGAGATGGAACTTGTTTCCAACTAAATTTCTCCGTATGAAAGAGCTCAAAGATAAGAGCGAATACGGGCGGAACGACCAATACATTTAGATTCGTTACGGATGCCAGACCAATTAAGAGGCCTAAAATAATGGTGATTATCACCGTATCCGTTATCTTTCTAAAATGCTGCGGACCATCAGGCAGCTTTGCTCGAGATCGCACGACATAAGCGGCCGACATGATAAGAAACGTAAAGACGGTTGTAGAGATTGCAAAAACATAGTCATGTAAGCCTAAAAAAATCGGCAGCAATGCAGCAGGAATCGTTGGTCCGAAATTAACGCGAAAAATGTGCATGAATATGACAACAATGACAAGTCCTAACCAAATTTTCATCAGAGGAGTCAGGGACAAGAAGTTCAAAGAAGTACCAAAGTATGCAGCTAAGGTTGGAGAAAGCCATAGATGAAGCGGCTTCTTGATCCAATGCGGTACTGGAAACGCCATAACCCCCATGGCCATACCAGCGATTTCCGGGAAGAGAATATCCCTTTTTTGAAGAACAATGGAACCAACAAGCATGAGAATAACCAATATGTAAGCCGTTAAAAAACTTCTGGATTTTAGAGTATTCCAAGTCATTTTGAAGGTTCTCCTTTTCGAGACCAGTTCATTGCGATAACGAAGACGAACTGATTCCTTTTCTCTGCCTTAATATCCACTTGACGGGTGATTTTTATACGCCTTATTAAGCATATTGATGATATATGGTTGGGAACGTTTACAATTGGATCATAGTTCTTGTCTATCGTTTCCATAGACACAATGATATTGATCTATGATTTTGATTTTCATACAATGAGGCAACAGAAGAAAGTCGGCCAAATCGGATGGAGAACGACAAGCGGTTTAATATAGACGTTGTTACGACGACATAGCACGATTGCTCTCTGAAAACATAGGAAGTGGTGACCGTCCATGCAACCCAGGGCTGCAGTACAGCAAGAAATTAGAGGCATCGGTTCTATTCAATTCTTACCCGTTAACCTATTTGCGTCGGTTATGGGGATTTCAGGTCTTTCATTGGCTTGGAGAGAGGCAAGCAAGCTATTCGGGACTTCCACTGTCCTCGCTGATATTATTGGCATTATTGCGGTTTTGATTTTTATCGCCTTAAGCATAGGCTATATTTCAAAATGGTTTCTTTACCCGCATAAAGTGAAAGGTGAGTTTACGCATCCCGTGGTGGGGAATTTCTTCGGAACGATCACGATCGCGATACTCTTACTTTCGTCAGTGGTGGGTGTCTACAGTGAAAAAACGGGCCAAGCGGTATGGATCATCGGAACTGCGTTGGCGATAGCTCTTTGTTTTGTTTTCGTTACACGGTTGTTGAACGGGAATCATGAGCCGGTAAATAAGGTTCCGGCTTCGCTAGTCCCTGTGGTAGGCACACTTGATATTTCGGTTGCCGGAGGGACGATGCCGTTCCCATGGGCGCATGAAATTAATTTGTTTTCCCTTGCAGTCGGGGGAACCGTGGCTTTGGTATACTTCACGTTGATTTTGTCCAGATTGATTCATCATGCGCCAATGCCGGCAGGATTAACGCCTTCCATGATCATCATGATTGCGCCTTTTGAGGTCGGTTTTCTTGGCTATACGAACTTTGAGCAGCGGATTGATCAGTTCGCATCCATTTTGTTTTACTTCGGTCTGTTCTTGTTCATCGTTTTATTCTTCAAAGTATTCAAAAAGTCTATTCCGTTCGGCGCTTCCTGGTGGGGCGTAAGCTTTCCGATGGCTGCTCTCACTAATGCCGCTTTAAAATACGCTTTATTCGTGGATTCTTGGCTGCTGATCGCCATTGCCGCGGTTATTCTGGCTTTGCTCAGTATCGTTGTGGTTGTTCTCTTTGTTCGAACGATGAAAATTTTGTTTAATGGCACTCTGCTTAGAGGGTAATCCTATCGATTCGGAACACGCGGTGGAGGAAGGATGGAGTGAAATGAACATCACTAGACTTCAATTTGACGTCGATTTTGATAATGCTATATTCTTCAGTCAATATGTGATGGTTGTAACGGATGAGAAAATCTCGGGCGGCGGATTGCTAGAAGGTTACGACGAGAATAGCGTTTGGATAAATGGCAATCAGCATTCACGCTCACATTCCTCTTTCATTCAGATGCCTCCACCTCAAGTGCAGATCGATTTTGCGAAATGATTCATAGGAATCGCTTCGTCTGAGCGAAGAGAACCGCCGGCCTAGACATTAGAGAACTGACAAACAGGCGAACAACTTCGCTTAGCAGACCCGGGAGCATATACGACACTTAGGGTTGGAGCCCTGTTACCAAAAAGTCCCTCTTTACGGAGGGATTTTTTATTGCTCGTATAGGGATGATAGAGAACCACAACATCCAAATTCTGGTTGACGCTATCCTAAAGCCCGTGATATAGTCTCTTTATTCAAGTTCCAATTTCGAGTGAACAAACAAAGGAGGTCGTCACGATGGCAA encodes:
- a CDS encoding DeoR/GlpR family DNA-binding transcription regulator produces the protein MSMILAELHAKGRVTVNELAEQLNVSKVTIRRDLDTLSRENKLLIVHGGGIKPNFTLYEAPYSQRNAMNIEQKQRVGMKAVELINDYDVIALGVGTTTIQIANHLFNKKNLTIIIGCIQVLNSLIERKKSGYFTGKLIFLGGEIDTDQMFASGSMTIELLEKFHIDKAFIGANGYSITDGITTYDIDEGNFLKKMLQRSNKVHVVIDHSKIDVKSMYKYADYNEIDCVICNEDPPMDWKEKLASANIEWVNA
- a CDS encoding histidinol-phosphatase HisJ family protein: MQQVPNTIVDQHVHSNYSPDSKEALGDIVAHAVKLGKQAVVTTDHFDYDCKYFKKDVLIDMDSYEREVAELRQTYAIDIRKGIEVGYRKDYHEAINQYLGRYSYDLVLLSVHNNGVLDFAEEAYHNQPMDRMLEDYFSHVRDAVESMDNYDVVAHLDYVARYTKTMITASDYERCRTVLYDLLKAIIRKDKVLELNTTGLFRQGWIHPHAYLIEMYLDLGGKWFSLGSDAHRIDSIEQGFSQAIELLNSYHIHEVVQFRGRVPQLVTISG
- a CDS encoding metallophosphoesterase family protein is translated as MPLKKSLSFRNDGTFKIVQFTDLHWSSGGLLDMRTQSLMQEVLREEKPDLVVFTGDIVYANYSDDPKRSFLEAVSCVESAEIPWTAVYGNHDTEKGVTREELMELQVNSAYCLSEPGPEEIFGVGNFILPVQSADERTVFALYFLDSGSHAPAPVGGYDWIRPSQINWYIQNARKLAAEYGEPVPSLAFFHIPIPEYKQVWEEGICYGVKHEDFIPPIINSGFGAAMLEQQDMLGTFAGHDHINDFCGDWYGIRLCYGRGTGYNAYGMAGFERGARVILLREGIRDFETWLRLEGNTVVREQPIHAPEKNQTEQPAPPRSNDGGEWWLSDLRARYAYHLVTNREKLEPASPEMIELARLLAPELHMAENEPYTLRDCIAVCHPEEPIIAYHLFWDRETGQGEADHQLIWVGYHPHTKELTEIKSYFHENIVSSPEALAEAQAANGRPQAYIQWGIHGTFLTGGIRDVTVSRQSNGILITNTGLDSLQCMFADAKRGLIRGVPIREGEPLKPYSGAFTAYMNFCNRVDTRTYLNDDNHVIVACEANAVISQAVLHYRFIPMPEWPDDIRE
- a CDS encoding EcsC family protein, producing MTNTETEAYLRTELRQIEQWEHEQKDIFFWEKLGRLPFAILDRITPKFIQDKIGTALDELGGYIQSGGRYLISKEQMYRKFFPNEEGDQGPALERIGQLPLGRMDEIAKHIIETSSKTAAVQGATTGIGGIFTLVIDIPLLLGISLKALQEIAISYGYDPTEQSERIFIVKCLQFSSADVVGKKAILEDLAAFHSGEKSNQVLSQLQGWREVMLTYRDNFGWKKMVQLIPIAGMLFGAYLNRSTLQDVAETGRMMYRKRRILEKLHADKLL
- a CDS encoding SLAC1 anion channel family protein; the protein is MQPRAAVQQEIRGIGSIQFLPVNLFASVMGISGLSLAWREASKLFGTSTVLADIIGIIAVLIFIALSIGYISKWFLYPHKVKGEFTHPVVGNFFGTITIAILLLSSVVGVYSEKTGQAVWIIGTALAIALCFVFVTRLLNGNHEPVNKVPASLVPVVGTLDISVAGGTMPFPWAHEINLFSLAVGGTVALVYFTLILSRLIHHAPMPAGLTPSMIIMIAPFEVGFLGYTNFEQRIDQFASILFYFGLFLFIVLFFKVFKKSIPFGASWWGVSFPMAALTNAALKYALFVDSWLLIAIAAVILALLSIVVVVLFVRTMKILFNGTLLRG